From the Candidatus Bathyarchaeota archaeon A05DMB-5 genome, one window contains:
- a CDS encoding 2-oxoacid:acceptor oxidoreductase subunit alpha has protein sequence MTGKRTLPTGAHFMSGDIACAEGAIAAGCRFFAGYPITPATEIAEHLSERMPEFGGIYIQMEDEIASIAAVLGASYAGLKAMTATSGPGFSLMQENIGLAVMTETPCVIVDIMRGGPSTGQPTLPGQQDVMQAKWGSHGDYGIIALAPSSVQEMFNLTIEAFNLAETYRVPTLLMGDEIVAHMWEKVVIPPTSEIRIVNRKKPHVSPSEYAPFMPEDDLVPPMACFGEGYRFHATGLTHDERGYPRTQNSEVQTRLVRRLCEKINKNADKIIKVEEVMLEDADVVVVAYGIVARAALSAVRKAREAGIKAGLLRLITLWPFPEKHVARIAGQAKAIVVPEMNCGQIVREVERAVKGTPVSFLSKLGEDPHTPHEILDVVRRCS, from the coding sequence ATGACGGGAAAAAGAACTTTGCCAACAGGCGCACATTTCATGAGCGGCGACATTGCATGTGCGGAGGGCGCGATTGCTGCTGGTTGCAGATTTTTTGCTGGTTACCCAATCACGCCCGCAACGGAAATCGCTGAACACTTGTCGGAGCGAATGCCTGAATTTGGCGGAATCTACATTCAAATGGAAGATGAAATAGCGTCTATCGCCGCTGTTCTGGGCGCTTCTTATGCGGGATTAAAAGCTATGACGGCAACTTCTGGACCCGGCTTTAGCCTCATGCAAGAAAATATAGGTTTAGCTGTTATGACTGAGACCCCATGCGTTATTGTTGACATCATGCGAGGCGGACCGAGCACTGGACAACCCACGCTACCGGGACAACAAGATGTTATGCAAGCCAAGTGGGGTTCTCATGGCGATTATGGCATCATAGCTTTGGCGCCTTCTTCTGTGCAGGAAATGTTCAACTTAACAATTGAAGCGTTCAATTTGGCTGAAACTTATCGTGTGCCAACATTGTTGATGGGTGATGAGATTGTTGCGCACATGTGGGAAAAAGTCGTTATACCTCCCACTTCAGAGATTAGGATAGTTAACCGCAAAAAGCCTCATGTTTCACCAAGCGAATACGCACCCTTCATGCCTGAAGATGATTTGGTTCCGCCCATGGCTTGTTTTGGAGAAGGCTATCGGTTCCACGCGACAGGTTTAACGCATGATGAGCGTGGATATCCTCGAACACAAAACTCTGAAGTTCAAACTAGGCTTGTTAGGCGGCTTTGTGAAAAGATAAACAAGAACGCGGATAAAATAATAAAAGTTGAAGAGGTCATGCTTGAAGATGCAGATGTTGTGGTAGTAGCCTACGGAATTGTAGCCAGAGCTGCCTTAAGCGCTGTTAGAAAAGCAAGAGAAGCTGGAATAAAAGCTGGACTTTTGCGATTGATTACGCTTTGGCCTTTCCCGGAAAAGCACGTTGCAAGAATTGCTGGGCAAGCGAAGGCAATTGTTGTTCCTGAAATGAATTGCGGGCAAATTGTTCGCGAAGTCGAGAGAGCAGTGAAAGGAACTCCTGTCTCTTTTCTTTCTAAGTTAGGCGAAGACCCTCATACTCCGCATGAAATTCTTGATGTGGTAAGGAGGTGTTCTTAA
- a CDS encoding 2-oxoacid:ferredoxin oxidoreductase subunit beta — MVQEVVHPFAKYLRSAMMPHIWCPGCGNGIVLNCFVHALDELQKDLDKLVVVSGIGCIGRTAGYTNADSFHTTHGRAIAFATGVKLANPELEVVIISGDGDLFAIGGNHFIHAARRNIGIKVICANNFNYGMTGGQQGPTTPLEASTTTTPYGNIEHPFNLVHLAAASGATYVARWTTLHVRRLTQSIKRMLQKEGFCFIEVVSPCPEIFGRRNKMRTGLEMMEWFRRASVVENFSDPSKAEISPEKIVVGEFVNTEKVSYERLLHEKIAQINEKVMGW; from the coding sequence ATGGTTCAGGAAGTAGTGCATCCCTTTGCGAAGTATTTGCGTTCGGCGATGATGCCGCATATTTGGTGTCCCGGATGCGGAAACGGTATTGTGCTGAACTGTTTTGTTCATGCGTTGGATGAGTTGCAGAAGGATTTGGACAAATTGGTGGTTGTGTCTGGCATCGGCTGCATCGGACGCACCGCAGGCTACACGAATGCGGATTCCTTCCACACGACGCATGGACGCGCAATAGCCTTCGCAACTGGAGTAAAATTGGCAAATCCAGAATTGGAAGTTGTTATTATAAGCGGTGACGGTGACCTCTTCGCCATCGGTGGAAACCACTTTATACATGCTGCGCGGCGAAACATAGGAATAAAAGTGATTTGTGCAAACAACTTTAACTATGGAATGACTGGTGGACAGCAAGGTCCCACGACCCCTCTTGAAGCATCAACAACCACGACTCCTTACGGCAACATTGAACATCCATTTAACCTAGTCCACTTGGCTGCGGCATCCGGCGCTACTTACGTGGCTAGATGGACAACCTTGCATGTGCGAAGATTGACGCAGTCGATAAAGCGGATGTTGCAGAAAGAAGGCTTCTGCTTCATAGAAGTGGTTTCGCCTTGCCCCGAAATTTTCGGTAGACGCAACAAAATGCGAACGGGTTTAGAAATGATGGAATGGTTTAGAAGAGCTTCTGTGGTTGAGAATTTCTCTGACCCGTCCAAAGCAGAAATCTCTCCGGAAAAGATAGTTGTAGGCGAGTTTGTTAACACAGAAAAGGTTAGTTATGAAAGACTACTTCATGAGAAGATAGCTCAGATTAACGAGAAAGTAATGGGATGGTGA